From one Acidibrevibacterium fodinaquatile genomic stretch:
- a CDS encoding glycosyltransferase family 2 protein: MLISFVVPAYNEEALLAETLAVIQGEIAREGLILGEEAEIIVVDNASTDQTGAIARKIPGVVVVEEPRKGLVQARFAGFVRSSGALIANIDADTHLPAGWLARVRAEFAKDSRLVALSGPYLYRDLSPGVQRVVGFYYRLAYAAYLVNHYVLRVGAMLQGGNFVVRRAAMARLGAANDRFRFYGEDTDLARRLSRFGRVKFTFALPAYSSGRRLKGEGVVTIGLRYSLNFFWATFLKKPFTEEWRDIREPREENA, encoded by the coding sequence ATGCTGATCAGCTTCGTCGTGCCCGCCTATAACGAAGAAGCTCTGCTCGCCGAAACCCTCGCCGTGATCCAAGGCGAAATCGCGCGCGAGGGGCTGATCCTCGGGGAAGAGGCGGAAATCATCGTCGTCGACAATGCCAGCACCGATCAAACCGGCGCCATCGCCCGCAAGATCCCTGGCGTCGTGGTGGTGGAGGAGCCGCGCAAGGGCCTGGTGCAGGCGCGTTTTGCCGGGTTCGTCAGGAGTTCCGGCGCGCTGATCGCCAATATCGATGCCGATACCCACCTTCCCGCCGGTTGGCTTGCGCGTGTGCGCGCCGAATTCGCCAAAGACTCTCGGCTCGTCGCCCTCAGCGGCCCTTATCTTTATCGCGACCTCTCGCCCGGGGTGCAGCGCGTGGTCGGGTTCTATTACCGCCTCGCCTATGCCGCCTATCTCGTCAATCACTACGTGCTCAGGGTCGGCGCGATGCTGCAGGGCGGCAATTTCGTCGTCCGGCGCGCGGCGATGGCACGGCTCGGCGCCGCCAATGACCGTTTTCGCTTTTATGGCGAGGATACCGATCTCGCGCGCCGTTTGAGCCGCTTCGGGCGGGTGAAATTCACCTTCGCGCTGCCCGCTTATTCCTCCGGCCGGCGTCTCAAGGGCGAAGGGGTGGTGACCATCGGGCTCCGCTACTCGCTCAATTTTTTCTGGGCGACCTTCCTCAAAAAGCCCTTCACCGAGGAATGGCGGGATATCCGCGAGCCGCGCGAAGAAAACGCCTGA
- a CDS encoding glycosyltransferase family 4 protein, with product MPPPPEIALAPRRIAIVSDAWHPQINGVVRTIAMVAAELRAAGHQVLVIGPDRFRTMPCPFYPEIRLALWPRRRLAGLLAAFAPDSLHIATEGPLGLAASALARRAGWAFTTAYHTHFPDYLAARLRLPRALTYRWLRRFHGRGVSVMVATSGLAAELAARGFDNTVLWSRGVDLALFHPGNAAPLPYPRPIFLSVGRLAVEKNLPAFLGLDLPGSKLVIGDGPARAALQRAYPAAHFLGALQGEALAQAYASSDVFVFPSETDTFGLVLLEALASGLPVAALPAAAPRAVLGDAARGGTAPPVGVLDRDLGAAAHAALSLDRSACRRFAEAFSWAAAARQFLANLVPLEPPLAHAAAPIPGARPHPLRVPTPRIKESVPC from the coding sequence ATGCCGCCACCGCCTGAGATCGCTCTGGCGCCGCGACGGATCGCCATCGTCAGCGATGCCTGGCATCCGCAAATCAACGGCGTCGTCCGCACTATCGCCATGGTTGCGGCCGAGCTGCGCGCTGCCGGCCATCAGGTGTTGGTGATCGGACCCGACCGGTTTCGGACCATGCCTTGTCCGTTCTACCCGGAAATCCGGCTCGCCCTCTGGCCGCGCCGGCGTCTTGCCGGGCTGCTTGCCGCATTCGCCCCCGATTCGCTCCATATCGCGACCGAAGGGCCGCTCGGCCTTGCCGCCTCCGCCCTTGCCCGCCGCGCCGGCTGGGCCTTCACCACCGCCTATCACACGCATTTCCCCGATTATCTCGCCGCGCGCCTGCGGCTGCCGCGCGCCCTCACCTATCGCTGGCTGCGGCGCTTTCACGGGCGCGGCGTCAGCGTGATGGTCGCAACGAGCGGGCTCGCGGCGGAACTCGCGGCGCGCGGCTTTGACAACACGGTTTTGTGGTCGCGCGGCGTCGATCTCGCGCTGTTTCACCCCGGCAACGCCGCGCCTTTGCCCTATCCGCGGCCGATTTTCCTCTCGGTCGGGCGGCTTGCGGTCGAGAAAAACCTTCCCGCCTTCCTCGGTCTCGATCTGCCGGGAAGCAAACTCGTGATCGGCGACGGCCCGGCGCGGGCCGCGTTGCAGCGCGCCTATCCCGCGGCGCATTTCCTCGGGGCGCTGCAGGGCGAAGCACTCGCCCAAGCCTACGCGAGCAGCGATGTCTTCGTTTTCCCAAGCGAGACCGACACGTTCGGCCTGGTGCTCCTCGAAGCCTTGGCCTCGGGGCTGCCGGTCGCGGCACTTCCCGCCGCCGCCCCCCGCGCGGTGCTCGGCGACGCCGCGCGGGGCGGAACCGCGCCGCCGGTCGGGGTGCTCGATCGTGATCTCGGCGCGGCGGCACATGCCGCCCTTTCGCTTGACCGCAGCGCTTGCCGGCGCTTCGCGGAAGCGTTTTCCTGGGCCGCCGCGGCGCGGCAATTCCTCGCCAATCTGGTGCCGCTCGAGCCGCCGCTTGCGCACGCCGCGGCGCCAATCCCCGGCGCGCGCCCTCACCCCCTCCGCGTTCCCACCCCGCGTATCAAGGAGAGCGTCCCATGCTGA
- a CDS encoding UDP-2,3-diacylglucosamine diphosphatase, whose amino-acid sequence MTNIMALPTYRSVFLSDTHLGTKECRADFLADFLRRVSAEHFYLVGDIIDGWRLRRGWHWDRHHDAVLTEILRHARSGAKVTYIAGNHDEALRRFLPLGLEVVGIALADEAAHTTADGRRLLVLHGDHFDSVVCYARFLALLGDGAYSFALWLNRYFNLARARFGYPYWSLSAYLKRRVKEAVKAIDRFEVALAADAARRGFDGVVCGHIHHAEMREVGGKLYLNAGDWVESCTALVEHRDGRLELLDWAAINGLSFLARRDAALNAATA is encoded by the coding sequence ATGACAAACATCATGGCGCTTCCCACTTATCGCAGCGTCTTCCTCTCCGACACCCATCTCGGCACCAAGGAGTGCCGCGCCGATTTCCTCGCCGATTTTCTCCGCCGCGTCTCCGCCGAGCATTTCTATCTGGTGGGAGACATCATCGATGGCTGGCGGCTGCGGCGCGGCTGGCACTGGGACCGGCATCATGACGCGGTCTTGACGGAAATCCTTCGCCACGCCCGTTCGGGCGCCAAAGTCACCTATATCGCCGGCAATCACGACGAGGCGCTGCGGCGCTTCCTGCCGCTCGGGCTTGAGGTCGTCGGGATCGCGCTCGCCGACGAGGCCGCGCATACCACCGCCGATGGCCGCCGTCTGCTGGTTTTGCACGGCGATCACTTCGATTCGGTGGTGTGCTATGCTCGCTTTCTCGCGTTGCTCGGCGATGGCGCTTACAGCTTCGCGCTCTGGCTCAACCGCTATTTCAACCTCGCCCGCGCCCGGTTCGGCTATCCCTATTGGTCGCTCTCGGCCTATCTCAAGCGCCGGGTCAAAGAGGCGGTGAAGGCGATCGACCGTTTCGAGGTGGCGCTTGCCGCCGATGCCGCGCGGCGCGGCTTCGATGGCGTGGTCTGCGGCCATATCCACCACGCCGAAATGCGCGAGGTCGGCGGCAAGCTCTATCTCAACGCCGGGGACTGGGTGGAAAGCTGCACCGCCCTCGTCGAGCATCGCGACGGGCGCTTGGAACTGCTCGATTGGGCGGCGATCAACGGACTTTCCTTCCTCGCCCGGCGAGATGCGGCGCTGAATGCCGCCACCGCCTGA
- a CDS encoding molybdopterin molybdotransferase MoeA, with translation MISIEDARARILAAFAPVGAETVALAEACGRISAAAVIARRTQPPADVSAMDGYAVRAADARDGATLRVIGSAPAGHPFAGRIGAGETVRIFTGSILPEGADAVLLQEDAEAMGETVRVRESVLPGRHIRRMGEDFARDEPIIAAGRRLSPRDIGLAAAANHPWLRVHRRPRVAVLATGDEIALPGEPIPQGGIVSSNAHALAAMLTSLGAVASVLPIAADDPDAIAQAADAARGFDLLLTTGGASVGAHDLVQAGLARRGLAVDFWKIAMRPGKPLMFGRLGEMPVLGLPGNPVAAFVCGLLFVRPAVLRLAGLAGAPLATATATTATPLAANDRRFDFLRARLLEDEAGNLVAEAFAVQDSAMQAVLARADALILRPPFAPALAAGGVVEIIRFDRLGL, from the coding sequence ATGATCAGCATCGAAGACGCCCGCGCCCGCATCCTTGCCGCCTTCGCCCCGGTCGGCGCCGAGACGGTGGCTCTCGCCGAGGCGTGCGGGCGGATCAGCGCGGCCGCAGTGATCGCGCGCCGGACCCAACCGCCGGCCGATGTCTCGGCGATGGACGGCTACGCCGTCCGCGCCGCGGACGCGCGCGACGGCGCTACCCTTCGCGTGATCGGCAGTGCCCCGGCCGGTCATCCATTCGCCGGGCGCATCGGCGCCGGCGAAACGGTACGGATTTTCACCGGCAGCATCCTCCCCGAAGGCGCCGATGCCGTGCTGCTGCAAGAAGATGCGGAGGCCATGGGCGAGACCGTGCGGGTGCGCGAGAGCGTCCTGCCGGGCCGGCATATTCGCCGCATGGGCGAGGATTTCGCGCGCGATGAGCCGATCATCGCCGCCGGGCGGCGGCTTTCGCCGCGCGATATCGGCCTTGCCGCGGCCGCCAATCATCCCTGGCTCCGGGTTCATCGCCGCCCGCGTGTCGCGGTGCTCGCGACCGGGGATGAAATCGCGCTCCCCGGCGAGCCGATCCCCCAAGGCGGGATCGTCAGCTCGAACGCCCATGCGCTGGCGGCGATGCTCACATCGCTCGGTGCTGTTGCCAGCGTTTTGCCGATCGCGGCGGACGATCCCGACGCCATCGCCCAGGCGGCGGATGCCGCCCGCGGCTTCGATCTGTTGCTTACGACCGGCGGCGCCAGCGTCGGCGCGCATGATCTGGTGCAAGCGGGTCTCGCGCGGCGGGGTCTCGCGGTCGATTTCTGGAAGATCGCGATGCGGCCGGGCAAGCCGCTGATGTTCGGGCGCCTCGGTGAGATGCCGGTGCTCGGCCTGCCCGGCAACCCGGTCGCGGCGTTCGTCTGCGGCCTGCTCTTCGTGCGCCCGGCGGTGCTGCGGCTGGCCGGCCTTGCGGGCGCGCCGCTCGCAACCGCAACGGCGACGACCGCGACGCCGCTTGCCGCCAATGACCGCCGTTTCGACTTTCTCCGCGCCCGCCTCCTCGAGGACGAGGCCGGAAATCTGGTCGCCGAGGCGTTCGCGGTTCAGGATTCGGCGATGCAGGCGGTGCTCGCGCGGGCCGACGCGCTCATCCTCCGCCCGCCTTTCGCGCCGGCGCTGGCGGCCGGCGGCGTGGTCGAGATCATCCGCTTCGATCGCCTCGGTCTCTGA
- the moaC gene encoding cyclic pyranopterin monophosphate synthase MoaC, translating to MTAEFSHFDDSGQAVMVDVSAKPITARRATARARVVMAAATLALIEAGGAKKGDVLGVARLAGIMAAKRTADLIPLCHPLPLDSVTVDLIAVPPDAVEITATVRTTGRTGVEMEALTAASVAALTVYDMCKAVDRGMRIEAVRLVAKSGGKSGDFAQS from the coding sequence ATGACCGCCGAATTCAGCCATTTCGATGATAGCGGCCAGGCGGTGATGGTCGATGTCTCGGCCAAGCCGATCACCGCGCGCCGTGCGACCGCCCGCGCCCGGGTGGTGATGGCCGCCGCAACCCTCGCCCTGATCGAAGCCGGCGGCGCCAAAAAAGGCGACGTGCTCGGGGTTGCGCGGCTCGCCGGCATCATGGCCGCCAAGCGTACCGCCGATCTCATTCCGCTCTGCCACCCGCTGCCGCTCGATTCGGTGACGGTCGATCTGATCGCCGTGCCGCCGGATGCGGTCGAGATCACCGCAACCGTGCGCACCACCGGGCGCACCGGGGTCGAGATGGAAGCGCTGACGGCGGCCAGTGTGGCGGCGCTCACGGTCTATGACATGTGCAAGGCGGTCGATCGTGGCATGCGTATCGAGGCGGTGCGCCTCGTCGCCAAATCCGGCGGCAAGTCTGGTGATTTCGCGCAAAGCTGA
- the trpC gene encoding indole-3-glycerol phosphate synthase TrpC, giving the protein MTADPALDGTDILALICAQTRAETARRREATPIEALKSRIAAAGPPRGFGHALKGKIAIGGFGLVAEIKRASPSGGLIRADFSPADLARAYAAGGATCLSVLTDAPYFQGSPDDLIAARAAVDLPVLRKDFILEPWQVYESRAMGADCILLIMAALTDQEARDLEALARSLDMDVLAEVHDEAELDRALGLATNLIGINNRNLKTLATTLDTSRALAPRIPPDRFPIAESGIKSHADLLGLCRDAGVHCFLVGEHLMREADVTAATRALLGAPA; this is encoded by the coding sequence ATGACCGCTGATCCCGCCCTTGATGGCACCGACATTCTGGCGCTGATCTGCGCCCAAACCCGCGCCGAAACCGCCCGCCGGCGTGAGGCAACCCCGATCGAGGCGCTGAAATCGCGCATTGCCGCGGCTGGGCCGCCGCGCGGCTTCGGTCACGCCCTCAAGGGGAAAATCGCCATCGGCGGCTTCGGCCTGGTCGCCGAGATCAAGCGGGCCTCGCCCTCGGGCGGGCTGATCCGCGCCGATTTCTCGCCTGCCGATCTCGCCCGCGCCTATGCCGCGGGGGGGGCGACCTGCCTCTCGGTGCTCACCGACGCCCCCTATTTCCAGGGATCGCCGGACGATCTCATCGCCGCCCGCGCCGCGGTCGATCTCCCGGTTCTGCGCAAGGATTTCATCCTCGAGCCCTGGCAGGTGTATGAAAGCCGGGCGATGGGGGCGGATTGCATCCTCCTCATCATGGCGGCGCTCACCGATCAGGAGGCGCGCGACCTCGAAGCCCTCGCCCGCTCGCTCGACATGGACGTCCTCGCCGAGGTTCATGATGAGGCCGAACTCGATCGCGCCCTTGGGCTCGCGACCAATCTGATCGGCATCAACAACCGCAATCTCAAGACGCTCGCAACCACCCTCGACACCTCGCGCGCGCTCGCCCCGCGCATTCCGCCGGATCGCTTCCCGATCGCCGAAAGCGGCATCAAGAGCCATGCCGACCTCCTCGGCCTCTGTCGCGACGCGGGCGTTCATTGTTTTCTCGTCGGCGAACACCTGATGCGCGAGGCGGACGTCACCGCCGCGACCCGGGCGCTGCTCGGCGCGCCGGCATGA
- the trpD gene encoding anthranilate phosphoribosyltransferase, with amino-acid sequence MSGDLKPVLARLARGETLSEAEAEAAFGIIMAGEATPAQIAGLVMAMRVRGETVAELRGAARAMRARMLRVPAPEEAIDVCGTGGDGAGTLNVSTAVALVLAGIGVPVAKHGNRALSSKSGGADVLAALGVNVDVAPSRLPAILREAGCMFLFAPNHHAALRHAAGPRVELGIRTIFNLLGPMANPASVRRQLIGVYDPIWTRPMAEALGGLGAERVWVAHGAGLDELTLAGENRVTAFENGGLRDFTLTAADAGLTPAPVAAIRGGDAAANAAALEALLAGAGGAYRDTVLFNAAAALIVAGRETTLSAGAAAAAAAIDDGRAAAALLRLRRASHESA; translated from the coding sequence ATGAGCGGCGATCTGAAGCCGGTGCTCGCCCGGCTGGCGCGCGGCGAGACCCTGTCGGAAGCCGAAGCGGAGGCCGCGTTCGGCATCATCATGGCCGGCGAGGCGACCCCGGCGCAGATCGCCGGCCTCGTCATGGCGATGCGGGTGCGCGGCGAGACGGTGGCGGAATTGCGCGGGGCGGCGCGCGCGATGCGGGCGCGGATGCTGCGCGTCCCCGCCCCGGAGGAGGCGATCGATGTCTGCGGCACCGGCGGCGATGGCGCCGGCACGCTCAATGTCTCGACGGCGGTGGCGCTGGTGCTGGCGGGGATCGGGGTTCCGGTCGCCAAACACGGCAACCGCGCGCTCAGTTCCAAAAGCGGCGGCGCCGACGTGCTCGCGGCGCTCGGGGTCAATGTCGATGTCGCGCCGAGCCGCCTGCCGGCGATTCTGCGCGAGGCCGGCTGCATGTTCCTGTTCGCGCCGAACCATCACGCGGCCCTCCGCCACGCCGCCGGGCCGCGCGTCGAACTCGGCATCCGCACCATTTTCAATCTGCTCGGCCCGATGGCCAATCCCGCCTCGGTGCGGCGGCAATTGATCGGTGTCTATGACCCGATCTGGACGCGGCCGATGGCGGAAGCCCTCGGCGGGCTCGGCGCCGAACGGGTTTGGGTGGCGCATGGCGCCGGGCTCGACGAATTGACGCTGGCCGGGGAAAACCGCGTCACCGCGTTCGAAAACGGCGGATTACGCGACTTCACCCTCACCGCCGCCGATGCCGGTCTCACCCCGGCCCCGGTCGCGGCCATCCGAGGGGGCGATGCCGCCGCCAACGCCGCCGCCTTGGAGGCGTTGCTGGCGGGGGCGGGCGGCGCCTATCGCGACACCGTGCTGTTCAACGCCGCCGCGGCACTGATCGTCGCCGGGCGGGAAACCACGCTCTCGGCCGGGGCCGCCGCCGCCGCCGCGGCGATCGATGACGGGCGGGCCGCCGCCGCACTCCTGCGGCTGCGGCGCGCGAGCCACGAGAGCGCTTGA
- a CDS encoding anthranilate synthase component II gives MILLIDNYDSFTFNLVHFLGDLGAVCDVRRNDTLSVAAALALAPEAVVISPGPCTPNEAGICVELIRAAPADLPILGVCLGHQAIGQAFGATVVRAPVPMHGKVSQISHDGRGVFAGLPNPFAATRYHSLMVAQQTLPRALVATAQSEDGVLMGIRHRERPVFGVQFHPESIASQGGHEILGNFLAIARSRGAPARAA, from the coding sequence ATGATCCTACTGATCGACAATTACGACAGCTTCACCTTCAACCTCGTTCATTTCCTCGGCGATCTCGGGGCGGTGTGCGATGTGCGCCGCAACGACACCTTGAGCGTCGCCGCGGCGCTGGCGCTGGCGCCGGAGGCGGTGGTGATCTCGCCCGGCCCCTGCACCCCGAATGAGGCCGGGATCTGCGTCGAGCTGATCCGTGCCGCGCCGGCCGATCTGCCCATTCTCGGCGTCTGCCTCGGCCATCAGGCGATCGGGCAGGCATTTGGCGCAACGGTTGTGCGCGCGCCGGTGCCGATGCATGGCAAAGTCAGCCAGATTTCCCATGACGGGCGCGGCGTGTTCGCCGGCCTCCCCAACCCCTTCGCCGCGACCCGCTATCACAGTCTGATGGTCGCGCAACAAACCCTGCCGCGCGCCTTGGTCGCGACCGCCCAGAGCGAAGACGGCGTGCTGATGGGAATCCGCCACCGCGAGCGGCCGGTTTTCGGGGTGCAGTTCCATCCCGAGAGCATCGCAAGCCAAGGCGGACACGAGATCCTCGGCAATTTCCTCGCGATCGCCCGCAGCCGTGGCGCGCCGGCCCGCGCCGCCTGA
- a CDS encoding SDR family oxidoreductase, whose product MDLGLRGKTAIVCAASKGLGRAVALALAREGVALVINARGKEALAATADEIRAATGVAVQAIAADITTESGRAAVLAAAPAPDILINNAGGPPAGRFDTLTPAQWHAALEANMLTPIALIQAVIAGMRARRFGRIVNITSASVKSPIASLGLSNGARAGLTGFIAGVAREVARDNVIINNLLPGPFLTDRLRENMRTAAESAQRSVDEEIALRAKANPTGRVGDPAEFGAACAFLCSAHVGFIVGQNLLIDGGAFNATLG is encoded by the coding sequence ATGGATCTCGGATTGCGCGGCAAGACCGCCATCGTCTGTGCAGCAAGCAAAGGTCTCGGGCGCGCCGTGGCTTTGGCGTTGGCGCGCGAGGGTGTCGCGCTGGTCATCAACGCCCGCGGGAAAGAGGCCCTCGCCGCCACCGCTGATGAGATCCGGGCTGCGACCGGCGTTGCCGTCCAGGCGATCGCCGCCGACATCACGACAGAGTCCGGCCGCGCCGCCGTGCTCGCGGCGGCACCGGCGCCCGATATCCTGATCAACAATGCCGGCGGCCCACCGGCAGGGCGTTTCGATACGCTGACGCCGGCGCAGTGGCACGCGGCGCTCGAGGCAAACATGCTGACGCCGATTGCGCTGATCCAAGCGGTGATCGCGGGGATGCGGGCGCGGCGCTTCGGGCGCATCGTCAACATCACCTCGGCTTCGGTGAAATCACCCATTGCAAGCCTCGGCCTCAGCAACGGCGCCCGCGCCGGGCTCACCGGCTTCATCGCCGGCGTCGCACGGGAAGTCGCGCGCGACAACGTCATCATCAACAATCTCCTCCCCGGCCCCTTCCTCACCGACCGGCTGCGCGAGAACATGCGCACCGCTGCCGAGAGCGCGCAGCGCAGCGTCGATGAGGAAATCGCGCTGCGGGCCAAGGCCAATCCCACCGGGCGGGTCGGCGATCCCGCCGAATTCGGCGCCGCCTGCGCGTTCCTGTGCAGTGCGCATGTGGGGTTCATCGTCGGCCAAAATCTTCTCATCGACGGCGGCGCCTTCAACGCGACGCTCGGCTGA
- a CDS encoding acyl-CoA thioesterase encodes MPRTPPGRRAEYRHFEEITTRWHDNDIYGHVNNVVYYAWFDSAVNGFLVRRGLLSLSESPIVGIVAENSCRYHASISFPEKISVGIRVAHLGTSAVRYELGIFRDGDESAAAEGHFVHVYVARATMRPVAMPDAVRAALSDLLVET; translated from the coding sequence TTGCCTCGCACACCGCCCGGACGTCGCGCCGAGTATCGCCATTTCGAGGAAATCACCACGCGCTGGCACGACAATGACATTTACGGTCATGTCAACAACGTCGTCTATTACGCTTGGTTCGATAGCGCGGTGAATGGGTTTCTCGTCCGGCGCGGCCTGCTTTCGCTCAGCGAGAGCCCGATCGTTGGCATCGTTGCGGAAAATTCCTGCCGCTATCATGCGTCCATCAGTTTTCCGGAAAAAATCAGCGTCGGCATCCGCGTCGCCCATCTCGGCACCAGCGCGGTGCGCTATGAACTCGGTATTTTTCGCGACGGCGACGAAAGTGCTGCGGCAGAGGGGCATTTCGTCCATGTCTATGTCGCGCGCGCGACCATGCGGCCGGTTGCGATGCCGGATGCGGTGCGCGCGGCGCTCAGCGATCTCCTCGTCGAAACCTGA
- the moaB gene encoding molybdenum cofactor biosynthesis protein B, translating to MARIDETRAFLAVNIAVLTVSDSRTLANDTSGDTLAARITEAGHHLAARDLVRDDATLIAAKLAAWIADPAIDVVITTGGTGLTGRDVTPEAFERVLEKRIEGFGELFRTLSYQKIGTSTMQSRAIGGVAGGTYLFALPGSPGAVKDGWDEILRWQLDARHRPCNLVELMPRLMEHVGPVAV from the coding sequence ATGGCGCGTATTGATGAAACCCGTGCCTTCCTTGCCGTCAACATCGCTGTCCTCACCGTCTCTGACAGCCGCACGCTGGCCAACGACACCTCCGGCGACACGCTCGCCGCGCGCATCACCGAGGCCGGGCACCATCTCGCCGCGCGCGATCTGGTGCGCGACGATGCCACACTGATCGCGGCGAAACTCGCGGCCTGGATCGCAGACCCGGCCATCGATGTCGTCATCACCACCGGCGGCACGGGTCTGACCGGGCGCGATGTGACGCCGGAAGCGTTCGAGCGGGTGCTCGAGAAACGCATCGAAGGTTTCGGCGAATTGTTTCGCACGCTGAGCTATCAGAAGATCGGCACCTCGACCATGCAATCGCGCGCGATCGGCGGTGTTGCTGGCGGTACCTATCTCTTTGCCCTGCCCGGCAGTCCCGGCGCGGTCAAGGATGGTTGGGACGAGATCCTGCGCTGGCAGCTCGATGCGCGGCATCGGCCCTGCAATCTCGTCGAGCTGATGCCACGTTTGATGGAACATGTCGGGCCGGTTGCGGTATAG